A genomic region of Pelodiscus sinensis isolate JC-2024 chromosome 19, ASM4963464v1, whole genome shotgun sequence contains the following coding sequences:
- the NFILZ gene encoding NFIL3 like protein has protein sequence MLSFDSFKKRSHVKYAPQIPGCQRQSAAAGSDAMESFLAPLGAFGELGLHPSKSKLLPGKAGGPSRRKREFMPDEKKDTMYWEKRRKNNEAAKRSREKRRLNDFAMESQLAALSEENALLRAELLALKLHFGLISPEVYAHQAGSVQDFLGIYLRGHKAAAPFLEAEPLSREGCFRTNGVVSRLAEPSEFAYKGLALPRAFQSADPKQTLLSPQYNPSPHPPKRLEPAFKSAFCSPYFNCHLLEKFACRLPLLDSARFPGTSPGVEEAGQPGAKSGFEEDDEQQVPKISPLPCCSQLCPGEDPPRGRSSSALPHKLRIKTKALSSAEEGGSDSR, from the exons ATGCTGAGCTTTGACTCATTTAAGAAAAGGAGTCACGTCAAATACGCTCCCCAGATTCCTG GTTGCCAGCGGCAGAGTGCAGCGGCGGGGTCGGACGCCATGGAAAGCTTCCTGGCGCCGCTCGGCGCTTTCGGCGAGCTGGGCCTCCACCCCAGCAAGAGCAAGCTGCTGCCGGGCAAGGCCGGCGGGCCCTCGCGGCGCAAGCGGGAGTTCATGCCCGACGAGAAGAAGGACACCATGTACTGGGAGAAGCGGCGCAAGAACAACGAGGCGGCCAAGCGCTCCCGGGAGAAGCGGCGCCTCAACGACTTCGCCATGGAGAGCCAGCTGGCAGCGCTCAGCGAGGAGAACGCGCTGCTCCGGGCCGAGCTGCTGGCCTTGAAGCTGCACTTCGGCCTCATCAGCCCCGAAGTCTACGCCCACCAGGCCGGCTCCGTGCAGGACTTCCTGGGGATTTACCTCCGAGGGCACAAGGCGGCCGCCCCGTTCCTCGAGGCAGAGCCCCTGTCTCGGGAGGGCTGCTTCCGGACCAACGGCGTGGTGTCCCGCCTGGCCGAGCCCAGCGAGTTCGCTTACaaaggcctggccctgcccagggccTTCCAGAGCGCAGACCCGAAGCagaccctgctgagcccccagtATAATCCAAGTCCTCACCCGCCGAAGAGGCTCGAACCAGCCTTCAAATCCGCCTTCTGCTCCCCTTACTTCAACTGCCACCTACTAGAGAAGTTCGCTTGCCGACTCCCCTTGCTGGACAGCGCCCGCTTCCCGGGCACCTCGCCCGGCGTGGAGGAGGCCGGGCAGCCAGGCGCCAAAAGCGGCTTCGAGGAAGACGATGAGCAGCAAGTGCCCAAaatatcccccctcccctgctgcagccagctgtGCCCCGGGGAGGACCCTCCGAGGGGCCGCAGCTCCTCCGCCCTGCCTCACAAACTCAGAATTAAGACTAAAGCCCTCAGCAGCGCGGAGGAGGGGGGCTCCGACTCCCGCTGA